One Spinacia oleracea cultivar Varoflay chromosome 4, BTI_SOV_V1, whole genome shotgun sequence DNA segment encodes these proteins:
- the LOC110802242 gene encoding transcription factor MYB97 yields the protein MILTTSKGGGVGVGREVVSGGATDGGGVEGGMSSILKKGPWSAAEDTVLIEYVKKHGEGNWNAVQRNTGLQRCGKSCRLRWANHLRPNLKKGAFSSVEERLIIDLHSKLGNKWARISAHLPGRTDNEIKNYWNTRVKRRIRQGLSLYPNDLPTPPPQQPPLHHHHQSLPLSLSLPKTPPPTLSLFNPVSLASPVFSLNPPPPFLPSHHHSLKRCSTSSSNSFMGNPIFSSSQVGPLHISSAGFGFDPGREGFGFCSPGFFELPSNQFSQNVSGNNYIKMELDNEVKVNPNLGRTNSGLLDDLLQESHVKVSLKREREDDCGLQWDVSSSENSSTGIKKEELEDEEHKLNFNSQDLSNILELIPTLVQAPKWCNNGSAESSAPQSSAVSIDDNYNGFDDQMPQPPSFTAVNNTSYEDDDGTWNPECYNWDNLPRIC from the exons ATGATTTTAACAACCAGCAAGGGCGGAGGTGTAGGTGTAGGGAGGGAGGTTGTAAGCGGAGGAGCCACCGACGGTGGCGGTGTTGAAGGTGGGATGTCGTCGATATTGAAGAAGGGgccatggtcagcagcagaagACACGGTGTTGATTGAATacgtgaagaaacatggagaaGGAAACTGGAATGCGGTGCAAAGGAATACAGGACTTCAACGTTGTGGTAAGAGTTGTAGGCTAAGATGGGCTAACCATCTCCGACCTAATTTGAAGAAAGGTGCCTTCTCTTCTGTTGAAGAACGTCTCATCATTGATCTTCACTCTAAACTTGGTAACAAGTGGGCCCGCATTTCTGCTCAT TTACCGGGGAGAACAGacaatgaaatcaagaattaCTGGAACACAAGGGTAAAAAGAAGAATAAGGCAAGGGCTGTCACTTTACCCAAATGACCTCCCAACACCACCACCGCAACAACCACCacttcaccaccaccaccaatcactccctctttctctctcactcCCGAAAACTCCACCACCAACACTCTCTCTTTTCAACCCAGTTTCACTCGCCTCCCCTGTTTTCTCTCTCAACCCACCTCCACCTTTCCTCCCTTCTCACCACCACTCCCTCAAACGCTGCTCCACCTCCTCATCAAACTCCTTCATGGGCAATCCTATTTTCTCCTCCTCTCAAGTGGGTCCCCTTCATATTAGCTCGGCGGGGTTCGGGTTCGACCCCGGCCGAGAGGGGTTCGGTTTCTGTAGCCCGGGCTTTTTCGAGCTCCCTTCAAACCAATTTAGCCAAAATGTGAGTGGTAATAATTATATCAAGATGGAATTAGATAATGAAGTCAAGGTAAATCCAAATCTGGGTCGAACTAATAGTGGATTGTTGGATGATCTCTTGCAAGAATCTCATGTTAAGGTGAGTTTGAAGAGGGAAAGAGAAGATGATTGTGGCTTGCAGTGGGATGTTTCTAGCTCTGAGAATTCCTCCACTG GAATCAAGAAAGAAGAATTGGAAGATGAAGAACATAAGTTAAACTTCAATAGTCAAGACTTGTCGAACATCCTTGAGTTGATCCCTACCCTTGTCCAAGCTCCCAAATGGTGCAACAATGGCAGTGCAGAAAGCTCAGCACCTCAATCATCTGCTGTTAGTATAGACGATAATTACAATGGATTCGATGATCAGATGCCACAACCTCCATCTTTTACTGCTGTGAACAACACAAGTTATGAGGATGATGATGGTACTTGGAATCCTGAGTGTTATAATTGGGATAACTTGCCTAGAATATGTTGA
- the LOC110802248 gene encoding autophagy-related protein 8C-like: MSKSSFKLQHPLERRQAEASRIREKYPDRIPVIVEKAEKSDIPDIDKKKYLVPADLTVGQFVYVVRKRIKLSAEKAIFIFVKNILPPTAAMMSAIYEEHKDEDGFLYMTYSGENTFGAL; this comes from the exons ATGTCGAAGAGTTCTTTCAAACTTCAACACCCTCTTG AACGAAGACAGGCTGAAGCATCTCGTATCAGGGAGAAATATCCTGACAGAATCCCT GTTATTGTGGAGAAGGCTGAAAAAAGTGATATTCCTGACATTGACAAGAAGAA GTATCTTGTTCCTGCTGATTTAACTGTGGGGCAGTTTGTCTATGTGGTGCGCAAGAGGATAAAGCTCAGTGCTGAGAAGGCTATATTTATTTTCGTAAAGAATATTCTACCGCCCACTG CCGCTATGATGTCAGCTATTTATGAGGAGCACAAGGATGAAGATGGTTTTCTCTACATGACATACAGTGGAGAGAACACATTCGGAGCTCTTTAA